The nucleotide window TGAGGGACACGCTCCCCTGCTCGTTGTCAACCGTCTGATTCGCGCCGAGGACGACAAGCCGGTCGGATTTGGCAAGCAATACTTGACGGAAGCATACGGCACGCTGACGGCCAAATCGGGTTATTATACGTCCGGAAAGCTCTAATTTTGTTATTTTTTTAACAAAAAACTTCGGTATTTTTTTAACAAATTTGTTGGCAAAACATAATATCAACGCCTGTCTTGCAGGCGTTTTGCCTTTTTTGGGTAAGTCAATTTGTAGAATGATTTTAGCTTTTATAAAAATCACACGAATGTCTTGTCCGGCGTTTGACTTTCACGGGCTCGGTTGCTAGAATGCAGTATGAATCAACATGTAAATACAAGTTAGACTTTTTTAGTGTTATGACAAAGGAGATAAGAAGCTTTATGGATTCGAACAACTTCACAACAGTCGAACAAATGGAAGCCGTCACAGCGAGCCTGAAAGAATGCGCAGCCTGCGCCGGCGCCGAGACCTGGGAAGACAGAAAAAAGAATCAGACACCCTCGTGTAAGTTCGGCGAGGACGGCATCTGCTGCCGCATCTGTTCCATGGGCCCCTGCCGCATTACACCCAAAGCCCCGCGCGGCATCTGCGGCTGTGACGCCAACGGTATTGCTGGGCGCAACTATCTGCGCATGATTGCCGGTGGCTCGGCAGCGCATTCCGACCACGGTCGTGAGATTTGCCATGTCCTGCACACAGCAAGCGCCGACGGCCACTATCAGGTTAAAGACCCGGAGAAGCTCCTGCGCTTGGCCAAGGAGTGGGATATCCCCACAGAAGGCAAGGATCTCTATGAAGTTGCGCACGAAGTTGCCCTGGCGGGCATGATGGAATACGGCAAGCCCTTTGGCACGCAGCGTTTCTTGAAACGCGCCCCCGCCGAGCGCCAGAAACTTTGGGAGGATCTCGGTATCGCCCCGCGCGCCATTGACCGCGAGGTTACAACAGCCATGCATATGACCACTATGGGCAACACCTGTGATGCGGAATCGCTTGTTGTTCAAGGTCTCCGCACCGGCCTTGCCGATGGTTGGGGTGGTTCTATGATGGGTACGGAGATGACGGATATTCTCTTTGGCACACCGTCCCCGAAAGATACGGAAGCCGACCTCGGCGTTCTTGAAAAAGACATGGTTAACATCATTGTCCACGGCCACGACCCGGCGTTATCTGAAATGATCGTCATCGCCGCCGAGGATAAAGACCTCATTGATTACGCCAAATCCAAAGGCGCCAAGGGCATTAATATCGCCGGTCTGTGCTGCACTGCTAACGAAGTTACAATGCGCCACGGCGTTCGGATGGCCGGTAACTTCCTTCAGCAGGAAAACGCGCTGCTCACCGGTATGGTCGAAATGATCACCGTCGATGTCCAGTGCATCTTCCCGGCTGTCGGCCCTCTCTCCGAATGCTTCCACACGAAATTTATTACAACTTCTCCCATCGCGCGCATCCCGGGCTCCACATATGTCGAGTTCCATCCGGAAACGGCTCGTGAACAGGGCCGTGATCTTGTCAGAACAGCGATTGACAACTTTGAAAAGCGCGATCCGGCGAAGATTTTTGTTCCCACACATAAGCAGCCGGTCAGAGTCGGCTATTCCTGCGAGGCGATCATTAAGGAGCTTAACGGCGTCACCAACAGCCATGTCGACGAGCGCGATACTTACAAGCCGCTTATCGACGTTGTCAAAGCCGGTGTTCTCCGCGGCGCCGTTGCCATCGTCGGCTGCAACAACCCTAAGGTTCGCCCGGACCATTCCCACATTGAAATAATGAAGAAGCTTCTGGCGAATGATATCATCGTCATCACGACGGGCTGCTCGGCCCAGGCTGCCGCCAAGGCCGGCCTGATGAAAAAGGAAGCCAAGGAAATCTGCGGCGCTGGTCTCAAGCGCGTCTGCGAGCTCGTTGGCATTCCGCCGGTCCTCCACATGGGCTCCTGCGTTGACATCAGCCGTATGATGCTGCTGGCAACGTATATCGCCGAGGATTGGGGCATCGACATCCCGCAGGTTCCCGTTGTCGGCTGTGCGCCGGAGTGGATGAGCGAAAAAGCTGTCGCCATTGCCAACTACGTCGTCTCCACCGGTATCGACACCTACCTCGGCATCGAGCCGCAGGTCAAAGGCTCTGCGCAAATGATGGAGCTCATTACGGAAGGAACAAGAAAAATGACGGGCGCCGGGTTTGTTATCAGCACCGACCCCGACACGCTCGTTCAGAAAATGATTGACGGTATCGAAGCCAAGCGCGCTGCGCTGGGCATCTGATTATCGCTTTTTTCAAGTACTTTATTTACACGAGATCGTAGGGCCCGATGCCCACATCGGGCCATAGCCTTAACGATTTCGATGGGGCGATGTGGGCATCGCCCCCCAACGGGGATATAATTATGAAAATTGCTGTTACAGGAAAAGGCGGCGTCGGCAAGACAACATTTTCCGCCGTTCTGGCAAGGCTTTATGCCGACGAGGGGCGCAAAGTCCTCGCCGCCGACGTGGACCCGGATGCAAATCTCGGTATGGCGTTGGGCTTTACGCCGGAGGAGCTTGAAGGGATCACACCCATCTCCAAGATGCGCACGCTGATCGCCGAGCGGACGGGTGCGAGTGCTGAAACCTTTGGGAAGTTTTTTAAAATCAATCCGAAGGTTGACGATATTCCCGACATGCTCGCCAAGGATAAAAACGGCGTTAAGCTGCTCGTCATGGGAACCGTTGAGACGGCCGGCAC belongs to Oscillospiraceae bacterium CM and includes:
- the cooS gene encoding anaerobic carbon-monoxide dehydrogenase catalytic subunit; translated protein: MDSNNFTTVEQMEAVTASLKECAACAGAETWEDRKKNQTPSCKFGEDGICCRICSMGPCRITPKAPRGICGCDANGIAGRNYLRMIAGGSAAHSDHGREICHVLHTASADGHYQVKDPEKLLRLAKEWDIPTEGKDLYEVAHEVALAGMMEYGKPFGTQRFLKRAPAERQKLWEDLGIAPRAIDREVTTAMHMTTMGNTCDAESLVVQGLRTGLADGWGGSMMGTEMTDILFGTPSPKDTEADLGVLEKDMVNIIVHGHDPALSEMIVIAAEDKDLIDYAKSKGAKGINIAGLCCTANEVTMRHGVRMAGNFLQQENALLTGMVEMITVDVQCIFPAVGPLSECFHTKFITTSPIARIPGSTYVEFHPETAREQGRDLVRTAIDNFEKRDPAKIFVPTHKQPVRVGYSCEAIIKELNGVTNSHVDERDTYKPLIDVVKAGVLRGAVAIVGCNNPKVRPDHSHIEIMKKLLANDIIVITTGCSAQAAAKAGLMKKEAKEICGAGLKRVCELVGIPPVLHMGSCVDISRMMLLATYIAEDWGIDIPQVPVVGCAPEWMSEKAVAIANYVVSTGIDTYLGIEPQVKGSAQMMELITEGTRKMTGAGFVISTDPDTLVQKMIDGIEAKRAALGI